From a region of the Corallococcus coralloides DSM 2259 genome:
- a CDS encoding MDR/zinc-dependent alcohol dehydrogenase-like family protein, whose translation MDGAAVAGSMRAAVVGGPRGIRVERVARPEPGPGQVRVRLEGCGVCGSNLPVWEGRDWFRYPLPPGAPGHEGWGVVDALGPDVSGLKPGDRVAMLSSAAFAEYDVADTASTVVLPPSLAGKPFPGEPLGCAMNIFRRADIQPGQTVAIIGIGFLGAVVTRLAAHAGARVLAIARRPWALELARGQGAAECIPMDDHHRIIERVKSLTGNTFCDRVIEVVGEQWPLDLASELTRVRGRLVIAGYHQDGPRQVNLQLWNWRGLDVVNAHERDPQVYVEGMRMAVDAVASGRLDPFPLFTSFPMGELDRAFEAMRARPDGFLKGIVTP comes from the coding sequence ATGGATGGCGCGGCGGTGGCGGGCTCGATGCGAGCGGCGGTCGTGGGTGGGCCTCGGGGCATCCGCGTGGAGCGCGTGGCCCGGCCTGAACCGGGCCCCGGCCAGGTGCGGGTGCGGCTGGAGGGCTGCGGCGTCTGCGGCTCCAACCTCCCCGTGTGGGAAGGGCGCGACTGGTTCCGCTACCCCCTGCCGCCCGGCGCTCCGGGCCACGAGGGCTGGGGCGTGGTGGACGCCCTGGGCCCGGACGTCTCCGGCCTGAAACCCGGTGACCGCGTGGCCATGCTCTCGTCGGCCGCCTTCGCGGAGTACGACGTGGCGGACACGGCCTCCACGGTGGTGCTGCCGCCGTCGCTCGCGGGCAAGCCCTTTCCCGGCGAACCCCTGGGCTGCGCGATGAACATCTTCCGGCGCGCGGACATCCAGCCGGGCCAGACGGTCGCCATCATCGGCATCGGCTTCCTGGGCGCGGTGGTGACGCGGCTCGCGGCCCACGCGGGCGCGCGCGTGCTGGCCATCGCCCGCAGGCCCTGGGCGCTGGAGCTGGCGCGCGGCCAGGGCGCCGCCGAGTGCATCCCCATGGATGACCACCACCGCATCATCGAGCGCGTGAAGTCCCTGACCGGGAACACCTTCTGCGACCGCGTCATCGAAGTCGTCGGCGAGCAGTGGCCGTTGGATCTCGCCTCGGAGCTCACGCGCGTGCGCGGCAGGCTGGTCATCGCGGGCTACCACCAGGACGGGCCACGGCAGGTGAACCTGCAGCTGTGGAACTGGCGCGGGCTGGACGTCGTCAACGCCCACGAGCGCGACCCCCAGGTCTACGTCGAGGGCATGCGCATGGCCGTGGACGCCGTCGCCTCCGGCCGGTTGGATCCATTCCCCCTCTTCACCTCCTTCCCCATGGGGGAGCTGGACCGCGCCTTCGAGGCCATGCGCGCGCGCCCGGACGGCTTCCTCAAGGGGATCGTCACCCCATGA
- a CDS encoding Gfo/Idh/MocA family protein, which produces MSATPAAKPRVGFLGVGWIGRNRMEAVVRSEQVQVVGLCDPSADAAREAQALAPGARCVGSLDALLDLELDGLVIATPSAVHAEQSLRALERGVSVFCQKPLGRTAAEVRRVVEAARAKDRLLGVDLSYRFTTGMRQLRERIQEGSLGHVYAVNLVFHNAYGPDKPWFYDPKQAGGGCVMDLGIHLVDLALWTLGFPAVEAVSTRRFAQGRPLASREEGVEDFAAAQLLLGTGTAVQLACSWKLPAGCDAVIEAAFYGTKGGAAFRNVDGSFYDFTADVFQGTKRERLSAPPDAWGGRAAVAWATRLAQGERFDAEAERLVDVATTLDRLYA; this is translated from the coding sequence ATGAGTGCCACCCCGGCAGCGAAACCCCGCGTCGGCTTCCTGGGCGTGGGCTGGATTGGACGCAACCGCATGGAGGCCGTCGTGCGCTCGGAGCAGGTCCAGGTGGTGGGCCTCTGCGACCCCTCCGCCGACGCGGCCCGGGAAGCCCAGGCGCTCGCCCCTGGCGCGAGGTGCGTCGGGTCGCTGGACGCGCTGCTCGACCTGGAGCTTGACGGGCTGGTCATCGCCACGCCCAGCGCGGTGCACGCGGAGCAGTCCCTGCGCGCGCTGGAGCGGGGCGTGTCCGTGTTCTGCCAGAAGCCCCTGGGCCGCACGGCCGCGGAGGTGCGCCGCGTGGTGGAGGCGGCCCGCGCGAAGGACCGGCTCCTGGGCGTGGACCTGAGCTACCGCTTCACCACCGGCATGCGGCAACTGCGCGAGCGCATCCAAGAGGGCTCGCTGGGCCACGTCTACGCGGTGAACCTCGTGTTCCACAACGCGTACGGCCCGGACAAGCCGTGGTTCTACGACCCGAAGCAGGCGGGCGGCGGCTGCGTGATGGACCTGGGCATCCACCTGGTGGACCTGGCGCTGTGGACGCTCGGCTTTCCGGCGGTGGAGGCGGTGTCCACCCGGCGCTTCGCTCAAGGCCGGCCGCTGGCCTCGCGCGAGGAGGGCGTGGAGGACTTCGCCGCCGCGCAGCTCCTCCTGGGCACGGGCACGGCCGTGCAGCTCGCCTGCTCCTGGAAGCTGCCCGCCGGGTGCGACGCGGTCATCGAGGCGGCCTTCTACGGCACGAAGGGCGGCGCCGCGTTCCGCAACGTGGACGGCTCCTTCTACGACTTCACCGCGGACGTGTTCCAGGGCACGAAGCGTGAGCGGCTGAGCGCGCCGCCCGACGCCTGGGGCGGACGGGCCGCCGTGGCGTGGGCCACCCGGCTGGCGCAGGGTGAGCGCTTCGACGCGGAGGCGGAGCGGCTCGTGGACGTGGCCACCACGTTGGACCGGCTCTACGCCTGA